One genomic window of Nicotiana sylvestris chromosome 10, ASM39365v2, whole genome shotgun sequence includes the following:
- the LOC104222044 gene encoding glutathione S-transferase U9-like: protein MGEENKVILHGMWASPYVKRVELALKVKGIPFEYIEEDLSNKSILLLKYNPIHKKVPVLVHNGKPVSESFVIIEYIDETWKNEPRLLPEDPYERSRVRFWASYIQQVTECMLKVFKGEEKALEEFYEKLNVLEDGIKNSSLGINTNIEGRNMGLLDIMIIITLGAYKVQEQVFGVKILDPDKTPLLCSGLSSLIELPIVKEITPPHDKVVSFLHFLKEMVFKSPAN from the exons TGGGAGAGGAAAATAAGGTCATTCTACATGGAATGTGGGCTAGCCCTTATGTGAAGAGAGTAGAATTGGCTCTCAAAGTCAAAGGCATACCTTTTGAGTATATAGaagaagatttgagcaacaaaagTATATTGCTCCTCAAATACAATCCCATTCATAAGAAAGTACCAGTACTTGTCCATAATGGAAAGCCAGTATCGGAGTCATTTGTCATTATTGAATACATTGATGAAACATGGAAGAATGAACCTCGACTCTTGCCTGAAGATCCTTATGAAAGATCCAGAGTCCGGTTCTGGGCTTCTTACATCCAACAG GTGACTGAATGCATGCTCAAGGTCttcaaaggggaagaaaaagCATTAGAGGAATTTTATGAGAAACTGAACGTGCTGGAAGATGGAATCAAGAATTCCTCCCTGGGTATCAACACTAATATAGAAGGAAGGAATATGGGGTTGCTAGATATCATGATCATTATAACACTAGGGGCATACAAAGTACAAGAGCAAGTGTTTGGTGTGAAGATATTGGATCCAGACAAAACACCTTTGTTATGCTCAGGGTTGAGTAGTTTAATTGAGCTGCCTATAGTTAAAGAAATCACTCCACCTCATGACAAGGTtgtttcatttcttcattttctcaAAGAAATGGTCTTCAAATCTCCGGCCAATTGA